One Owenweeksia hongkongensis DSM 17368 genomic region harbors:
- a CDS encoding sce7725 family protein, giving the protein MYYPLLRARQFELIALRELAMEGRTQDTVLPILEPVKKSHNNFDLAYKVFRETNQRVFVIANPTVGEMNGDHSYYADYISSLDQSVFMPAFHFRNNSTYISDLIDKYAFNNCLLLCQNDVSSDDSGLEQLLSMDAVTSVVVEDPGRNRSLDRFIRRFGKAYIRLDDLFEKQARNKDFLEIENHRFSEEHLYFDEENFDGFSDFTILPSEYAEGGSTPRAVVIHLTYLNEKDQIWIRHFTSDTNDSIANIQGKFAEAAEKAVSYCRSHGLNNSAIKELEEFYDEQHYPGLGTVKKLSIKNHLLIVSQYLRRK; this is encoded by the coding sequence ATGTACTATCCGCTGCTGAGAGCAAGACAATTTGAACTCATTGCATTACGAGAACTAGCAATGGAAGGAAGAACTCAAGATACTGTTTTGCCAATTCTTGAACCCGTAAAAAAAAGTCACAACAACTTTGATTTGGCTTATAAGGTCTTTAGGGAAACAAATCAGCGGGTATTCGTAATAGCAAACCCTACTGTAGGTGAGATGAATGGTGATCACTCATATTACGCAGACTATATTTCATCCCTTGATCAGTCGGTCTTCATGCCTGCTTTCCATTTTCGAAATAACTCCACCTACATTTCTGATCTTATTGATAAGTATGCTTTCAATAACTGTTTGCTTTTATGTCAAAATGATGTTAGTTCGGATGACTCTGGACTTGAGCAATTATTGAGCATGGATGCCGTAACCTCCGTTGTTGTTGAAGACCCGGGCCGAAACAGGTCTTTAGACAGATTTATCAGACGTTTTGGAAAAGCTTATATCCGACTAGATGACCTATTTGAGAAACAGGCCAGAAATAAAGATTTTCTTGAAATAGAAAACCATAGATTTTCTGAAGAGCATCTTTATTTTGATGAAGAAAATTTTGATGGATTTTCTGACTTTACAATTTTGCCTAGTGAGTATGCCGAAGGGGGAAGTACGCCACGAGCTGTTGTTATCCATTTGACCTATCTAAATGAAAAGGACCAAATTTGGATAAGACACTTTACTTCGGACACCAATGACTCTATCGCAAACATTCAGGGGAAATTTGCGGAAGCTGCTGAAAAAGCGGTTAGTTATTGTAGATCCCATGGCTTAAACAACTCAGCTATTAAAGAGCTGGAAGAGTTTTATGATGAGCAACATTATCCTGGATTGGGAACGGTGAAAAAGCTTTCCATAAAAAATCATCTTTTAATCGTTAGCCAATATTTAAGAAGAAAGTAG
- a CDS encoding RES family NAD+ phosphorylase, whose protein sequence is MKGFITASSKLGDCKICDSEGVHLLAIEELLDFFQELLNNFQKVEKGEPLKTKIQANWNFFISENVTFKILDKVLPQISTSISDAGERVDYIDEIKDNVDYWNALQKELKWSRRYLTDIKYLTEELKWDKLLDSQIELKTNRDLYRARVHHQSGLPAYPFEKMNCPQPNLAKAGRANPLGIPYLYLCNNPKTVLYEVRASYLDEVSIATFNLKENFSPVRIVDFTETPSLYQPDNVAEILKARLLKKKISEDLSKPMRRYDTEIEYIPTQFICEFIRIFTGASGIQFTSSLDPNGINLVMFDQNLMECTQVKLHQVSEINLESVELKDM, encoded by the coding sequence TTGAAAGGCTTCATTACAGCCTCTTCAAAACTAGGAGACTGTAAAATTTGCGACTCTGAAGGGGTTCACCTCTTGGCTATTGAGGAGCTACTTGATTTCTTTCAGGAACTCCTAAACAACTTCCAGAAAGTTGAGAAAGGGGAACCTTTAAAAACTAAAATTCAGGCTAACTGGAACTTCTTTATTTCTGAAAATGTGACATTCAAAATATTAGATAAGGTCTTGCCGCAAATCTCTACAAGCATTTCTGATGCAGGCGAGCGTGTGGACTACATAGATGAAATAAAAGACAATGTCGATTATTGGAATGCTTTGCAAAAGGAATTGAAGTGGTCTCGTAGATATTTGACGGACATTAAATATCTTACCGAAGAACTTAAGTGGGACAAACTCTTAGATAGCCAGATTGAGTTAAAAACAAATCGTGATTTATATAGAGCGAGGGTTCACCATCAAAGTGGTCTTCCAGCATATCCATTCGAAAAAATGAATTGTCCACAACCTAACTTGGCTAAAGCGGGCAGGGCAAACCCTTTAGGTATTCCGTACCTATATCTTTGTAATAATCCCAAAACCGTGCTTTATGAAGTACGTGCATCGTATTTAGATGAAGTTAGTATAGCTACATTTAATTTAAAAGAGAATTTCTCTCCTGTGAGAATTGTTGATTTTACGGAAACACCATCCCTCTACCAGCCAGATAATGTAGCTGAGATTTTAAAGGCTAGGCTTTTGAAAAAGAAGATTAGTGAAGATCTCTCAAAACCTATGAGAAGATATGACACTGAGATAGAGTACATCCCTACTCAGTTTATCTGTGAATTCATCAGAATATTTACTGGAGCAAGTGGTATCCAATTTACGAGTTCTCTAGATCCCAATGGCATCAATCTGGTAATGTTCGACCAAAATTTAATGGAATGTACACAGGTTAAGCTTCACCAAGTGAGTGAGATTAATTTAGAATCAGTGGAGCTTAAGGATATGTAG
- a CDS encoding DUF4249 domain-containing protein: MKNLSILLISAFVILLSSCTKVVDLKLNEPESKVAVDGLISNRAGESFIKLAYTKGYLSSDEPETIIDAQVSVRDNRGNLILFTASGNDGLYLPPTDFVGEVGKTYTLDVQYEGGSLSAESTMNDTVSGNNVNVIKADVTDPYLDAGYHLLATIKKYQEEDNYYKAEIFINGVKQMTTASDIIAFDDLMFEAGEELEARLYTWAETLEDDEKPQMGDVVTLQLISISEETYKYLIALSETPMQGGLFGKTPANVPSNIEGGLGWFQASSYNISGEVVVQE, translated from the coding sequence ATGAAAAATTTATCCATATTATTAATATCCGCCTTTGTTATTCTATTATCATCCTGTACCAAGGTGGTAGATTTAAAACTAAATGAGCCTGAAAGTAAAGTTGCCGTAGATGGCCTGATTTCAAACCGTGCTGGGGAAAGTTTCATAAAACTTGCTTACACTAAAGGCTACTTGTCTTCAGATGAACCTGAAACCATAATTGATGCGCAAGTAAGCGTAAGAGATAACCGTGGTAATCTCATCCTTTTCACTGCTTCAGGTAATGACGGGCTGTACCTGCCTCCTACCGATTTTGTAGGCGAAGTTGGTAAAACCTACACGCTGGATGTGCAATATGAAGGAGGAAGTCTTTCAGCTGAGTCTACCATGAATGATACCGTTTCGGGAAACAATGTGAACGTGATAAAAGCTGATGTAACAGACCCATATCTTGACGCTGGTTATCATTTGTTGGCTACTATTAAAAAATACCAGGAAGAGGACAACTATTACAAAGCTGAGATTTTTATAAATGGTGTAAAACAGATGACCACAGCCTCTGATATTATAGCTTTCGATGATCTTATGTTTGAGGCCGGTGAAGAGCTGGAAGCTCGCCTTTACACCTGGGCGGAAACTTTGGAAGACGATGAAAAACCACAAATGGGTGATGTGGTTACACTACAACTCATCAGCATTAGTGAAGAAACCTATAAGTATTTAATAGCACTTTCGGAAACACCTATGCAGGGTGGTCTTTTTGGAAAAACACCAGCCAATGTTCCATCAAATATTGAAGGTGGCTTGGGATGGTTTCAGGCAAGTTCATACAACATTTCGGGAGAAGTAGTTGTACAGGAGTAA
- a CDS encoding sce7726 family protein, translating to MSLKNPYSQNQLRDYSSLFSRSHVESWLRNDFSSIHHKVDRYDKDWRGSTQATYLDYLKYVYKVMETHYQNEYIFKNSILNEWLIKEVGQTNSKVFSEYRVGNAIADLVMFNGSSRAFEIKTEYDSANRLKLQLKNYQKAFNEIYLIIPKSKLNLYKSYSVDVGLITFNSGGENKFEKITSAPPNPEVDPAVIMHILHTHEYKSIVKKFYGILPKMTSFNQFNKCSELIHKIPNDKLNLLFIGEMKKRQLENTLSTRYYKEFNQLSLALRMKKSEKKEMMLKLKSPLNT from the coding sequence ATGTCCTTAAAAAATCCATATAGCCAAAATCAACTACGTGATTATTCCTCCTTGTTTTCCCGAAGTCATGTGGAGTCTTGGTTACGAAACGATTTCAGCTCAATTCATCATAAGGTGGATCGCTATGATAAAGACTGGAGGGGTTCAACGCAGGCAACTTATTTGGATTACCTGAAGTACGTTTACAAAGTAATGGAGACTCATTATCAAAATGAATATATCTTTAAAAATTCGATACTCAATGAATGGCTGATAAAAGAGGTCGGCCAAACAAACTCCAAGGTGTTTAGCGAGTATCGTGTAGGAAATGCAATAGCCGATTTGGTCATGTTCAACGGTTCCTCCCGAGCATTTGAGATTAAAACAGAGTACGATTCTGCCAATCGGCTAAAGTTGCAACTGAAAAATTATCAAAAGGCTTTTAATGAGATTTACTTAATAATTCCTAAATCAAAGTTGAACCTCTATAAAAGTTATTCTGTCGATGTAGGCTTAATTACTTTCAATTCTGGGGGTGAAAATAAATTTGAGAAAATCACTTCTGCTCCCCCTAACCCCGAAGTAGATCCAGCAGTTATCATGCATATCCTTCATACGCATGAGTATAAATCCATCGTGAAAAAGTTTTACGGAATTTTACCTAAAATGACTAGTTTCAATCAATTTAACAAATGTTCCGAGTTGATTCATAAAATCCCAAACGATAAACTTAACCTTCTTTTCATCGGTGAGATGAAAAAAAGACAATTAGAAAACACCCTATCCACTCGCTACTATAAAGAATTCAACCAATTGAGCTTGGCATTAAGAATGAAGAAATCTGAAAAGAAAGAGATGATGCTTAAACTCAAGTCGCCACTAAATACTTAA
- a CDS encoding DUF4386 domain-containing protein, producing MKTNFNYARLMGVSFLLLIIFGFFGMAYVPISLYDYGSAAHTLTQVKANPQLLRYGILATVLMNASSLFLAIFTYRWLKKFSSTLAVSAALLLMTGAIISLVNELNNVSVLHFSQHSENLEMIALHLNLYQAGVFIATLFWGLWLLPVGYAFLHQSRWAKLIGILLIISGIGYMLDSLFYLLWYQKILVSDYTFLGEIIFTIWALFQRKSEFETNYNALPEKRFPANFLR from the coding sequence ATGAAAACAAATTTCAACTATGCTAGACTAATGGGTGTGAGTTTTTTGCTGCTCATTATTTTTGGTTTCTTCGGTATGGCCTATGTTCCTATTTCGCTTTATGACTATGGTAGTGCTGCCCATACGCTTACACAAGTTAAAGCCAACCCTCAGCTATTGAGATACGGCATATTGGCTACCGTATTGATGAATGCCTCCAGTCTTTTTTTGGCCATTTTCACCTACCGCTGGTTAAAGAAATTCTCGTCCACACTAGCTGTTAGCGCTGCCCTTCTTTTAATGACAGGTGCCATTATATCTTTGGTCAATGAGCTCAATAATGTGTCGGTTTTACATTTCTCCCAACACTCCGAAAATCTTGAAATGATTGCTCTCCATCTAAATCTTTACCAAGCAGGAGTTTTTATAGCCACCCTATTTTGGGGCCTTTGGCTGCTGCCGGTGGGTTATGCTTTTTTGCATCAATCGCGATGGGCCAAGCTCATTGGTATTTTGCTGATTATTTCTGGTATAGGTTATATGCTCGACAGCCTGTTTTATTTGCTTTGGTATCAAAAAATACTGGTATCAGACTATACCTTTTTAGGAGAAATCATTTTTACCATTTGGGCTCTTTTTCAGCGTAAGTCAGAATTTGAAACCAATTACAACGCCTTGCCCGAAAAGCGTTTTCCTGCTAACTTTTTACGATAA
- a CDS encoding MFS transporter, whose amino-acid sequence MKTATTEVQKFTSYQIQLLICIAGLLFTMVLDFMLLPAISAMVMPALDLSTSQFGYVVSAYSISAGTSALIFSTFADRFERKKLLMFIYTGFLIGILGSALAQGFWMLIAARVFTGIFGGVVAAICYAMVSEIFSLQQRGRAMGSLHVAFALCQVLGLPAAVFIASHYQWQMAYFIILSVGLLFYILSLFIMKPITGHLKEQSNVSSKLKGIVSTPSYWFVFANNVTLVIADVLFMTFASVFYVKNQLISEDDLAVVFGASGIATILLSPLIGKLADKTSHFKVFAIGTGIAAIMVVTISQLNEAGIIWVVVCNTLLFSGMAARMICSGALGLEIPKSTDRGSFMTFDSALQLICAGVAATAAGWIVFQDEDGKMLNYPVLSIIVVLLMGITLFFTLKISRNATSSATHLQSKESSNNLS is encoded by the coding sequence ATGAAAACCGCCACTACAGAAGTCCAAAAATTCACCTCCTATCAAATACAATTGCTGATATGCATTGCCGGTTTACTGTTTACAATGGTGCTCGATTTTATGCTATTGCCGGCCATTAGCGCGATGGTTATGCCCGCATTAGATCTTAGCACCAGCCAATTTGGGTATGTTGTGTCGGCCTACTCTATTAGTGCTGGAACTTCCGCATTAATCTTCAGCACCTTTGCGGATAGGTTTGAGCGCAAAAAGCTTTTAATGTTTATCTACACTGGCTTTTTGATTGGTATTCTGGGCTCCGCATTGGCACAGGGCTTTTGGATGCTGATAGCCGCGCGGGTATTTACAGGCATTTTTGGTGGTGTAGTTGCGGCCATATGTTATGCTATGGTTAGTGAGATTTTTTCCTTGCAGCAGCGAGGAAGAGCTATGGGCTCACTTCACGTAGCCTTCGCACTGTGCCAGGTTTTAGGCCTTCCTGCCGCGGTTTTTATTGCTTCCCATTATCAATGGCAGATGGCCTATTTCATTATCCTGTCGGTAGGCTTGCTGTTTTATATCCTTTCTCTTTTTATCATGAAGCCCATCACAGGTCATCTTAAAGAACAGAGTAATGTATCGTCCAAACTCAAGGGTATTGTCTCCACACCTTCTTATTGGTTTGTGTTTGCAAATAATGTCACCCTCGTAATAGCGGATGTACTTTTTATGACGTTTGCCTCTGTTTTTTATGTAAAAAATCAATTGATATCTGAAGATGACTTGGCCGTTGTTTTCGGTGCTTCTGGCATTGCTACTATACTGCTGAGTCCATTGATCGGAAAGCTGGCAGACAAAACCAGTCATTTTAAAGTCTTTGCTATTGGGACAGGAATTGCCGCTATTATGGTAGTTACAATTTCTCAGCTAAATGAAGCGGGTATTATTTGGGTTGTGGTATGCAACACCCTTCTTTTTTCTGGTATGGCCGCACGTATGATTTGCTCAGGAGCTCTTGGCTTAGAAATTCCAAAAAGTACCGATCGAGGCTCTTTTATGACGTTCGACTCAGCACTTCAGCTAATATGCGCAGGCGTTGCCGCTACAGCAGCTGGCTGGATTGTTTTTCAAGATGAAGATGGTAAAATGCTCAACTATCCTGTCCTTTCGATTATAGTCGTGTTGTTAATGGGAATCACTTTGTTTTTCACGCTGAAAATTTCGCGCAATGCCACTTCTTCCGCCACCCATCTTCAAAGCAAGGAATCATCCAACAATTTGTCCTAA
- a CDS encoding helix-turn-helix domain-containing protein — MISEIPERSIAVLPFLNLSTNQEDEYFSDGITEEIINALSLIDGLKVIARTSVFSLKGKDLDAREIGNKLGVNLLLEGSLRKAANKVRISVQLVTAENGFRIWTEKYDRELDDIFAIQDEIANCVLERLQLELEVNFTSTNYTQNTEAYQLLLKGIYFFKRDFDGNIKALEYFKKATELAPDYGEAYAYMGETLIHHAASGIISTIDAHEQARAYAYTALGLNQYDPRAHKVLAFIHLFYDWNWDAAIESYQKAVRYGLPNQNDFITYYHIFLENDVDKAIEIAQKLLETDPLHFGSYWQVGISYYFAARFEPAIEAFNKAIELEPSNSETYHWKSTALGFLKKFDEAKIASQKAIALSENNPWAHFSHLILKILLGQEKEVLQSIKSQEFIDPMDPALLYAMMGLKEEAFAKLEEGYKAKSVMMVTLKHYWMWDSIRDDERFEEMLERMNFPKNVRKDQVINARILPISSNQEQIATDTPDPETLATLEQLKQLMDEDEIYLNPSLSLRELAQSLQIHPNKLSWLINENLGKNFNEYINSWRLTAFQQKALDPENSNITLLGLAYESGFNSKSVFNEFFKRSTGLTPRAWLKSRQA; from the coding sequence ATGATTTCCGAAATTCCGGAACGCTCCATTGCAGTACTTCCTTTTTTAAATCTTAGCACCAATCAAGAGGATGAATATTTTAGTGATGGAATCACTGAAGAAATTATCAATGCCTTAAGTCTAATCGATGGGTTGAAAGTAATTGCGCGGACCAGCGTCTTTTCCCTTAAGGGCAAAGACTTAGATGCACGTGAAATAGGAAATAAATTAGGAGTAAACCTTTTACTGGAAGGAAGCCTGAGAAAGGCCGCAAATAAAGTGCGCATCAGTGTACAACTGGTTACAGCCGAAAATGGATTTCGCATTTGGACAGAAAAATACGATCGTGAGCTGGATGACATTTTTGCCATACAGGATGAAATAGCCAACTGCGTACTTGAGCGTTTGCAACTGGAGTTAGAAGTCAACTTTACCAGTACTAATTACACGCAAAATACCGAGGCATACCAATTACTTTTAAAGGGAATCTATTTTTTTAAAAGAGATTTTGACGGCAACATAAAGGCATTGGAATATTTCAAAAAGGCTACAGAGCTGGCGCCAGACTATGGTGAAGCTTATGCCTATATGGGCGAAACTTTAATTCACCATGCTGCCTCTGGAATAATCTCTACTATTGATGCTCACGAACAAGCGCGAGCCTATGCCTACACGGCCTTAGGGCTAAATCAGTACGACCCACGCGCGCATAAAGTCCTGGCTTTTATTCATCTGTTTTACGACTGGAACTGGGATGCCGCTATAGAATCTTACCAAAAGGCAGTGCGATATGGCTTGCCCAATCAAAATGATTTTATCACCTATTACCACATCTTTCTTGAAAATGATGTTGATAAAGCCATAGAAATTGCCCAAAAATTATTAGAAACTGACCCTCTACATTTCGGTAGCTATTGGCAGGTTGGAATCTCCTATTATTTTGCGGCTCGCTTTGAACCGGCCATAGAAGCCTTCAACAAAGCTATTGAACTGGAACCTTCCAATAGTGAAACGTACCACTGGAAGAGCACCGCTCTCGGATTTCTAAAGAAGTTTGACGAAGCCAAGATAGCCTCCCAAAAAGCCATCGCATTAAGTGAAAACAATCCCTGGGCGCACTTTTCTCATCTTATTTTAAAAATACTCTTAGGACAAGAAAAAGAAGTTTTACAAAGTATAAAAAGTCAAGAATTTATAGATCCTATGGACCCTGCGCTGCTTTACGCTATGATGGGCCTAAAAGAAGAAGCCTTCGCAAAACTGGAAGAAGGATATAAGGCGAAATCTGTAATGATGGTTACCCTCAAACATTATTGGATGTGGGATTCTATTCGCGATGATGAACGTTTTGAGGAAATGCTTGAAAGGATGAATTTTCCTAAAAATGTAAGGAAGGACCAGGTTATTAATGCTAGAATTCTTCCAATTTCAAGTAACCAAGAGCAGATCGCTACGGACACGCCAGACCCTGAAACGCTGGCTACGCTTGAGCAATTAAAGCAACTGATGGATGAAGATGAGATTTACCTCAACCCCTCACTTTCGCTGAGAGAGTTGGCGCAATCATTACAGATTCACCCTAACAAACTCTCCTGGCTCATCAATGAAAATCTCGGTAAAAACTTTAATGAATACATTAACAGTTGGCGTTTGACTGCTTTTCAGCAAAAAGCGTTAGACCCTGAAAACAGCAACATTACGCTATTGGGCTTAGCTTATGAAAGTGGCTTTAATTCAAAATCTGTTTTCAACGAATTTTTCAAACGTTCTACAGGTCTCACACCCCGTGCGTGGCTAAAATCCCGTCAGGCATAA
- a CDS encoding serine hydrolase domain-containing protein, which produces MKTLITFLALLLMVNAAFAQPSKEGQKFRKIFEKELKSKDVHNAFFAVHSDKLNLDWNWAEGEFKDGTKVTTDNPFFSASIGKTFTATTIVLLQEENKLQFSDPISNYLSKEIMDSLHIYEGVDYSNEITVSQLLQHRSGLPDYFEDEPANGPSMRELLVTDTAHFWTPMELLLFAKDQMQPHFAPGTGYHYSDTEYILLGMIIENLTGKALHEVFADRIFRPLEMKHTSMYMRSKPMEKTGKMAELYVEDLEISTYTSLSLDWAGGGLLTTCEDLMKFEQALINGKIISPTSFEKMQNWTLESKGMYYGFGFRKFVLKELFFTLPDVVLLGHSGSTGSFMYYCPEWDVYLMGTFNQTEYLREHVVFLAKVMTALKKRAES; this is translated from the coding sequence ATGAAAACATTAATCACTTTTTTAGCATTACTCCTTATGGTAAATGCTGCTTTTGCACAGCCAAGCAAAGAAGGGCAAAAATTTAGAAAAATCTTTGAGAAGGAACTTAAAAGCAAAGACGTTCATAACGCCTTTTTTGCAGTACACTCCGATAAACTCAACTTGGACTGGAACTGGGCCGAAGGTGAGTTTAAAGATGGAACTAAGGTTACAACCGACAATCCGTTTTTTAGCGCCAGCATAGGGAAAACCTTTACGGCCACTACCATCGTTTTACTTCAGGAAGAAAACAAACTTCAATTTAGCGACCCCATTTCAAATTATCTCTCCAAAGAAATTATGGACAGCCTGCACATTTATGAAGGTGTGGACTATTCCAATGAAATTACGGTTTCTCAACTCCTTCAGCATCGCTCGGGTTTACCTGATTACTTTGAAGATGAGCCCGCCAATGGGCCATCTATGCGGGAGCTTTTGGTAACCGATACCGCACACTTTTGGACGCCTATGGAATTGTTGCTTTTTGCTAAAGATCAAATGCAGCCGCATTTTGCTCCTGGCACGGGCTATCATTATTCTGATACGGAGTATATTCTTCTCGGAATGATTATCGAAAACCTAACAGGCAAAGCACTACATGAGGTTTTTGCAGATCGTATTTTCCGACCCTTAGAAATGAAACACACCAGCATGTATATGCGTTCTAAGCCAATGGAAAAAACGGGTAAAATGGCTGAGTTGTATGTTGAAGATTTGGAAATAAGCACATATACCAGCTTAAGCCTGGACTGGGCCGGTGGCGGTTTACTCACCACTTGTGAAGATCTTATGAAGTTTGAACAAGCTTTAATCAATGGTAAAATCATTTCGCCCACCTCATTTGAGAAAATGCAAAACTGGACTCTCGAATCTAAGGGAATGTATTATGGTTTTGGCTTTCGCAAATTTGTTTTGAAAGAGCTGTTCTTCACTTTACCAGACGTGGTACTTCTTGGGCACAGTGGCAGCACAGGATCGTTTATGTATTACTGTCCCGAATGGGATGTGTATCTCATGGGAACTTTCAACCAGACAGAATACTTGAGGGAACATGTGGTGTTTTTAGCAAAAGTGATGACAGCGTTGAAGAAAAGGGCGGAAAGCTAA